The Acidobacteriota bacterium nucleotide sequence CGGCAGCACGTGCGTGAAGTACCAGAGATACGCCTGGCGCAGGCCGGGCAACGCCGGCGCGCCGAACTCGAGGATCGCGAGCCGTCCGCCTGGCCGCAGCACCCGGAAGAACTCGGCGCACGCCGCGCGCGGGTCGACCACGTTCCGGATGCCGAACGCCACCATGGCGACATCCATGGATGCGTCCGGGAGCGGTACCTGCGTGGCATCGGCCCGTGCGACCTGCACGCGCGCCGCCAGGCCGGCGGCCCTGACCTTTCGCTGCGCGATGCCGAGCATCTCGCCCGAGAAGTCGATGCCGACGACGCCCGCCGCGCGTCCCGACGCCGAGGTCGCCGCCTCGATGGCGAGATCCGCCGTGCCCGTGCACATGTCCAGCACGCGCTCGTGTCCGGTCAGCGACAGCGCCCGTACCGCTCGCGCGCGCCACCGGCGATCGAGGCCGGCGCTGAGCAGGTGGTTGAGCGTGTCGTAGCGGCGGGCGATCGCGTCGAACATGCCCGCGATGCGCCCGGGATCTTTGGAGATCGAAACCGTCATTCGCCCTTCCACGCAGGGAAGAGCCGCTGGTCGAAGCCCAGCGCGTTCAGGATCTTGCCCGCGATGAAGTCCGCGAGGTCGTCGATCGTCTTCGGCCGCTGGTAGAAGGCGGGCATCGCCGGCAGCACCATCGCGCCCGCCTCGGCGCACGCGACCATGTTGCGCAGCGCGGGCAGGCTCATGGGCGTTTCGCGCGGTACGACCACGAGCCGCCGCTGCTCCTTGAGCATGACATCCGCCGCGCGCTCGATGAGGCTGCGCGACAGCCCCTGCGCCACGGCGGCGAGCGTCTTCATCGAGCACGGCACGATGACCATGCTCTCGCAGCGGTGGCTTCCGCTCGCCAGCGAGGCACCGAGATCACGGTTGCCGAGCAAGCGAAAGCTGCCGCGCGCCACACCATCGCCGTACTTGGCCGCGAGCAACTCGGGCAGCCGTTCGACCTTCGCGTCCGGCCCGAGCTCGTCCATGAGCAGCCGGCGTCCGTAGTCGCTGAACACGATGTCGAGCTCGCAGCCCAGCTCGAGGAGGGCCGCGATGGTGCGCACGGCGTAGATCGCGCCGCTCGCGCCGGTGACGCCGACGGCCACGCGCCTGGCGCTCGCGCCCGCCGGCTCCGTTCGGGCGCTCACGACGTGAGCACGTCCGCGCACGTCGCGACGAAATACAGCACGCCGACCCACGCGTTCAGGTCGAACGCGCGCTTGACCTGCGACAGGTCGGCCGCGCTCACGAGCGATTGCTCGTACACGAGCAGCGCCGCCACCATGGCGAGGCCGGCCGCGTAGACCGGGCCGAGCCCGGCCAGCCGTCCGACCACGGCCAGCGCCAGCACCGTGACGACGTGCAGGCCGCGGGAGATCCAGATTGCCCGGCGGACGCCGAACGTCACCGGGATCGACCGGAGCCCCTCACGCCGATCGAACTCGAGATCCTGGCACGCGTAGAGCACGTCGAATCCCGCCACCCACGAGCCGATCGCGAGGCCGAGCACCCAGGGCTCCGGACGCAGCGGCCCGCCCGCGGCAATCCAGCCGCCCACCGGCGCGACCGCCATCGCCAGCCCGAGGAAGAGCTGCGTGTACGTCGTCACGCGCTTCGCGAGCGAGTACCAGAAGACGATCGCGAGCGCCAGCGGCGACAGGGCGAGGCACACCGGGCCGAGCGGGACGGTGGCGGCCACGAACACCGCCGACGACGCGATCACGAAGAGCGCGGCCTCGCGGCGTGACATCGCGCCGCGAGGCAGCTCGCGCATCGCGGTGCGCGGGTTGCGCGCGTCGTACACGGCGTCCACGAGCCGGTTGAAGCCCATCGCCGCGCTCCGCGCCGCCACCATGCAGACGATGATCCACAGAAGCCGCATCGGATCGAGAGACACGAGACGGCCGGCGAGCAAGGCGCCCGTCAGCGCGAACGGCAGCGCGAACACCGAGTGGCTGAACCGGACGAACGACGCGTAGGTCTGGAGGCGCGCGAGCATGTCAGCCGCTGACGGGTCTGACGGCCGTGGCCGGCACGCCAGCGACCAGGTATTCTTCCACATCGGCCGTGCCGGGCGGAACCGCGACCGCCACGAACCGCGCCCGTTTCCCCGGCGCGATCGTGCCGTACGCGCGGCCGAAGCCGAGCGCCTCGGCGCCAATCCGCGTCGCGCTCTCGAGCAGCGATGCGGCCGACACATCGGGCGCAATGCGCCGGATCTCGGCAAGCTCGTCGAACAGGTTCAGCGTCGGCGCGGACGCGAGGCTGTCGGTGCCGATCGCCACGGGGACGCCGGCCGCGTAGAAGTGCGACAGCCGAGGAATTCCGGCCCCCACCCACTCGTTGCTCCGCGGGCAGGTCACGAGCACCGCTTCGGCCTCGCCCAGCCTGGCCAGGCAGTCGTCCGTGAGATGGACGCCGTGGACGGCCAGCATCCCGGGCGACAGGTACCCGACGCGCTTCATGTACTCGACCGGATCGCAGCCCGGCGGCGTCCAGGCCGGGGTCCACGCGCCAAGCTCGCGGAGCAGACGACGGAAGGGCCCGGTGCCGCTCCGCAGGAACTCGATCTCCTCCGCCGACTCCGCGAGGTGCACCGACCGGGGCGTCGTCTGCGGCCAGCGACCGATCTCGGTGAAGAGCGCGGGAGCCACCGAGTACGGCGCGTGGGCCACGACGCTGAGGCGGATGTCGGGTGGCGGCTCGGCCTCGGCCGCGATGGCGCGCGACGAGGCGTCGCGCACCATCGCGGCCGGGTCCGCGGCGTCGAAGCCGATCAGCTCGTGGAACACGACGGCGTCGAATGCGGCCTCGCGCAGCACCGGCACGCTCGCGAGCGAATTCGAGACGTCGCCGACGAGCACGGTACCGGTCGCCTGCATCTCGGCCACCGCCGCCTGCATGGCGGCGACGTTCGCCGGGCTCGCCGGCGGCACCGCCATGCGTTCAGCGAGCATCGCCCGAATCCAGGCCACCATGCTGTCGGCGGGCCGGACCCGTCCTGCCAGGCCGCTCAGCTCGAGATGGGTGTGAGCGTTGACGAGGCCGGGCAAGAGGGCCACGTCCCCGAGATCGTCGGCAGGGCCTGGAGCCGCGCCGCGCCCGACCTCGATCACCGTGCCGCTCCGGGTCGCGACCCAACCGCCGTCGAGCGGCGGGCCGTCAATCGGCAGGAGCCAGCGCGCGCGAAACACCCTCACGCCCGTCATGCGGGTTCACGACGGCGGCGCCGTCCGAAGACGTCTCGCCGCCAGGCTGCGGGCCTCGTAGCCGCGGAGGTCGTCGGCCTCGCCGCCCCGCCCATCTCCCCGCGCCACCGCCAGCTCGAGCATCCGCGGCACCTCGCGCGAGCGGAACATGGGATCGCCGAGCACCTCGTAGTGCATGTTGCGGCGCTTGGCGGTGAATCCGGCGTTCTCGATGTTGCGGACCACCTCGTGCTCGTCCATGCAGTACGCCGCGCCGGCCGCGCGCACGACGTTCTCCTCGATCATCACGGAGCCCATGTCGTTGGCGCCGTAGGCGAGGCTGAGCTGCCCCACCTTCCCGCCCTGGGTGACCCAGGACGCCTGCAGGTTGTCGAAGTTGTCGAGCACGAGCCTCGCCAGCGCGAGCGTCCGGACGTACTCGACGGCCGTCGCTTCCGCGCCGCCGAGCTCGGTGTGCTGCGGCTGATAGCTCCAGGTGATGAACGCGGTGAAGCCGCCGGTCTCGTCCTGCAGCTCGCGAAGCCTGAACAGGTGCTCGAGCCGCTCCTCCATCGTCTCGACCGTGCCGTACATCATCGTCGCCGTCGTGCGCAGCCCGGCGCGGTGCGCGTGCCGCATGACGTCGAGCCACTCGTCGGCCGTGGCCTTGTTGTAGCAGTTGAGGAGCCGCCGCACGCGGTCGACGAGAACCTCGGCGCCGCCGCCCGGGACGCTGTCGAGACCCGCGCTCACCAACCGCTCGATCACGGCGGGCACCGGCAACTGCGACAGCCGCGCGAGGTGGATGATCTCGGGCGGCGACAGCGCGTGCAGGCGGAACGCGGGATACCGCTGCTTCACCGCGCGGAAGAGATCGTCGTACCACTGCAGCGGGATGTCCGGGTTGTGCCCGCCCTGCAGCAACAACTGCTCGCCGCCGAGCGCGATCGTCTCGTCGATCTTGCGGAAGATCTCGTCGAAGCCGAGCGTGTAGCCCTCGCTCGACCCGACCGGGCGATAGAACGCGCAGAACCTGCAGCGCGCGACGCAGACGTTCGTGTAGTTGACGTTCCGGTCGATGATGTAGGTGACGACGCCCTCGGGATGCTTGAGGCGGCGGACGTCGTCGGCCAGCCGGCCGATGAGCTCAGTCGGCGCGTCGCGGTACAGCTCGAGCGCCTCGTCCCACGTGAGGCGCCGCTCCACCTCGAACCGCCGTGCGATGGCCTCGACCGACATGCGGTTCATTATCGCGCACCCGGCCCGGCGAAGAAGGAGAGGTCGGCCGCCGCACGAATCAGCCCGAGCGCCGCGGCTTCGGCGTAATAGGTCCGAAGACCGGCCAGGGCCCGCTCGTCCAGGTGGAACATGAGGTTCCGTTCGAGGTAGGCCTGCGCCAGCGGCACGTCCTCCGGATGCGAAGCGCAGTATTCCTTCGCGATGACGTGCGTGTGACGCATGCCCGCATCGGCGGCCCGTTGCAGGACCGGCACGACCGCGTGCACGTCGGGCGAGTCGGGGCCGGCCCAGAACGCGAAGACGAACGGCAGGCCCGTCATCGCGCGCCATGCCTCGCCGAGATCGATCTTCTCCGCGCCGAACGCCCGCTGATCGACGAAGAGCGCCGGGTCGCCGATGAGCAGCGCTGCGTCCGCGACCGCGAGCATCGCCGTCAGATCGGGCGCATGCGGTACGAACGCCGGTGCGATCCCGAAGGCGCGCGCACACAGGATCCGCAGGAGCACGGACGAGGTCCGCGACGACGTGTCGAGCGCGATCGTGGCGATCGCGGGCACGGGCCGGCGCGTGAAGAGCGCCACGGAGGCGACCGGGCCGTCGGCGCCGATGCAGACGCCCGGCACCACGCGGTCCGACGGGCGGTCGAGATACGCGATCGACGGAATCATCCCGAGATCGATCGCGCCCGCGGCGAGCAGCCGCGCGCAGTCGGCGGGCGAATCGAACCGCAGGGACACGGCGGCGGGCCGCGCGTCGAGCCCGTACACGAGCGGGCGGACGTTGAGGTAGTTGACCGCGCCGAGACGGACGGGCCGGCTCACGGGCGGCGCTCGTATCGGCCGTCGCGCTCGACCGGCACGCCGCCCGCGGCCCGGATCTGTCGCGCGATCTCTTCCTTCGCCGACCGCCGCGGCCCCTGGTCCGGCGAGTCCACGGGATCGATCCCGTCGATGTCGTTCGCGCCGTACGCGATCGACACCTGCGCGAGCTTGGGGCCGTAGAGCAGCCAGTCGGCCTGGATGAACCGGATGTCGCGGCAGACGAGCGCCGCCACCGCCATCGTCCGCACATCGTCGTACCCCGTGGACGGGGCGTCGACGGGGTCGCGACGCGGCAGCGGTGCGAACGCCGCGACGCCCTGCACGTCCCGCTGGATGGCGTCGGCGGCGAAGACGACGTCGAGGCGATCGGCGCCGGACGCGCGATCGACGGTGAGCCGTCGCATGGCGAGGCCACCCTGCCGGAGCGCGCGGATCACGCCGACCGCCGTCGCGACGCTGGCGAGACGATCGACCGGACATTCGGCGACGGCCTCGAGTCCAGCCGCGCGAAGCCGTGCGGCCGACTCCGCGACGCCGCCGTAGTCTCCGCCGGCGAGGTCGAACAGATCGGCGGCCGAGAAGCCGGTGAGCGGGACGCCGCCGGCCAAGGCGGCGAGGGCCGAGACGCGTTCACACGCCTGCCGGAGCGACGTCGGGCGGCCGGCGATGCGCACTTCGCCGGCATGGCCGACCGACGGATCGGCACCGCCCTCCAGCGGCACGATCGCCACCCGTCCGTACGTCACGTCGAGCCCCGCACGACGGCGGCGCGCCGATTCGCCGAGCACGCCGACCCTGATGAGATCGAGCGAGCGCAGCACGCGTTCGGCGTCGGCGCGCGTCAGCGCCCCCCCCGCGGCGGCTTTCGCTTCGAGGTCGATGATCGTCTCGGTCATGTCCCTTGCGTCCTGCTGGTCCTGCCGATCGTGGCCCAGATGTCGTCGGCGCGGCGGCGGGCCTGCTCGCTCGTCACGAGGCGCTTCGGGAACTCGCGGGTGCCGCCCTCGGCCGGCAGCTTGCGCGTCGCGTCGATGCCCATCTTGCCGCCGTACGCCGGCGCGATCGCCGCGTCGTCGAGATCGTCGACGGGCCCGCGGGTGATCTCGATGTCGCGCGACGGGTCCACGTGCGTGCCGGCAATCCACGTGACCTCGGCCTCGTCGTGCACGTTCACGTCCTTGTCGACGACGATGACGCACTTCGAGAACATGAGCTGGCCGAGCCCCCAGACGGCGCTCATGATCTTGCGCGCGTGCCCGGGATACCGCTTGTCGATCGAGATGATCACCAGGTTGTGGAAGATGCCGGCGGCTGGAAAGTGCATGTCCACGATCTCGGGCAGCGTCTTGCGGATGAGCGGCAGGAAGATCCGCTCGCTCGCCTTGCCGAGGTAGTAGTCCTCCATCGGCGGCACGCCCACGACCGTCGAGACGTAGACCGGCTTCTTCCGCATCGTGAGACACGTCAGGTGGAACACTGGGAAGTCGTCGGCGAGCGAGTACAGGCCGGTGTGGTCGCCGAACGGCCCCTCGCGGCGGCGCTCACCGGGCTCCACGTAGCCTTCGAGGACGATCTGCGACGTCGCCGGCACTTCCAGATCGACCGTCCGGCACTTGACGAGCTCCACGCGGCGCTTGCTCAGCACGCCGGCGAGCATCAGCTCGTCGAGGCCTTCGGGCATCGGCGCCGTCGCCGAGTAGATGAGGACGGGATCCGCGCCGAGCGCGACCGCGACCTCGAGACGACGGCCGAGACGCTCGGCGACGCGATGATGCTGCGCGCCGCCCTTGTGGCGCTGCCAGTGCATGCCGGTCGTGCGCCGATCGAACACCTGCATGCGGTAGGTGCCGATGTTGCGCATGCCGGTCTCGGGGTCGCGCGTGATGACGAGCGGCAGCGTGATGAACGGGCCGCCGTCCTCCGGCCAGCACGTCAGGACCGGCAGCTCGTCGAGACCGCCGTCCATCTTCACGACCTCCTGGCACGGCGCGTCCTTGACGGTCTTCGGCATCAGGTCCGTGAGCCGCGTCACGAGCGGCATGAGCTTCAGCGCGTCCATGAAGCCGCGCGGCATCGGCGGGGTCGTCAGCTCCTCGATCTCCTTCGCCAGCTCGTCGAGGTGCGTCACGCCGAGCGCCAGGCAGATGCGCGACATCGAGCCGAAGAGATTCGTCGCCACGGGCATCGAGCCGCCCGCCGGCGTCTCGAACAGCAGCGCCGGTCCGCCACCCGGCGACTTCGAGGCGCGATCGGTGACGGCGGCGATCTCGAGGTGCGGGTCGACGGAAGGGCGGATGCGCGCCAACTCTCCGCGGCGCTCGATCTCGGCGATGAACGACGTGATGTCCTGGAACATGGGATTGAGTCCTACGGCCTCGGAGCCGGCGTCTCGGCGCGGATCGCCTCGGCGACGCGGGTGGCCAGCGCGAGCGCGCGGCGCCCGTCCGTACCCGGCACGCCGGGCGGCCGCCGGCCGCGAATCGCCTCCACGAAGTCGGCCAGCTCGAGCCGCAGCGGCTCGTCGCGCTCGACCGGCACGCGGCCGCCCGCGATGGCCGGGCGGCCGTCGGGCCCCGGCTCCAGCTTCCAGACCTCGAGCTCCTGCGCGGCGTAATCCACCGACACGTAGCGATCCGGCTGGAAGCACCGGAGCTTC carries:
- the ubiE gene encoding bifunctional demethylmenaquinone methyltransferase/2-methoxy-6-polyprenyl-1,4-benzoquinol methylase UbiE, translating into MTVSISKDPGRIAGMFDAIARRYDTLNHLLSAGLDRRWRARAVRALSLTGHERVLDMCTGTADLAIEAATSASGRAAGVVGIDFSGEMLGIAQRKVRAAGLAARVQVARADATQVPLPDASMDVAMVAFGIRNVVDPRAACAEFFRVLRPGGRLAILEFGAPALPGLRQAYLWYFTHVLPRIGGLVSKHGDAYAYLPASVLEFPSGQAFGAMLREMGFANIRVEPLTFGIVYLYLAVKPDAQPAASRV
- a CDS encoding UbiX family flavin prenyltransferase, whose amino-acid sequence is MSARTEPAGASARRVAVGVTGASGAIYAVRTIAALLELGCELDIVFSDYGRRLLMDELGPDAKVERLPELLAAKYGDGVARGSFRLLGNRDLGASLASGSHRCESMVIVPCSMKTLAAVAQGLSRSLIERAADVMLKEQRRLVVVPRETPMSLPALRNMVACAEAGAMVLPAMPAFYQRPKTIDDLADFIAGKILNALGFDQRLFPAWKGE
- a CDS encoding UbiA family prenyltransferase, with translation MLARLQTYASFVRFSHSVFALPFALTGALLAGRLVSLDPMRLLWIIVCMVAARSAAMGFNRLVDAVYDARNPRTAMRELPRGAMSRREAALFVIASSAVFVAATVPLGPVCLALSPLALAIVFWYSLAKRVTTYTQLFLGLAMAVAPVGGWIAAGGPLRPEPWVLGLAIGSWVAGFDVLYACQDLEFDRREGLRSIPVTFGVRRAIWISRGLHVVTVLALAVVGRLAGLGPVYAAGLAMVAALLVYEQSLVSAADLSQVKRAFDLNAWVGVLYFVATCADVLTS
- a CDS encoding amidohydrolase family protein — its product is MRVFRARWLLPIDGPPLDGGWVATRSGTVIEVGRGAAPGPADDLGDVALLPGLVNAHTHLELSGLAGRVRPADSMVAWIRAMLAERMAVPPASPANVAAMQAAVAEMQATGTVLVGDVSNSLASVPVLREAAFDAVVFHELIGFDAADPAAMVRDASSRAIAAEAEPPPDIRLSVVAHAPYSVAPALFTEIGRWPQTTPRSVHLAESAEEIEFLRSGTGPFRRLLRELGAWTPAWTPPGCDPVEYMKRVGYLSPGMLAVHGVHLTDDCLARLGEAEAVLVTCPRSNEWVGAGIPRLSHFYAAGVPVAIGTDSLASAPTLNLFDELAEIRRIAPDVSAASLLESATRIGAEALGFGRAYGTIAPGKRARFVAVAVPPGTADVEEYLVAGVPATAVRPVSG
- the mqnC gene encoding dehypoxanthine futalosine cyclase — its product is MSVEAIARRFEVERRLTWDEALELYRDAPTELIGRLADDVRRLKHPEGVVTYIIDRNVNYTNVCVARCRFCAFYRPVGSSEGYTLGFDEIFRKIDETIALGGEQLLLQGGHNPDIPLQWYDDLFRAVKQRYPAFRLHALSPPEIIHLARLSQLPVPAVIERLVSAGLDSVPGGGAEVLVDRVRRLLNCYNKATADEWLDVMRHAHRAGLRTTATMMYGTVETMEERLEHLFRLRELQDETGGFTAFITWSYQPQHTELGGAEATAVEYVRTLALARLVLDNFDNLQASWVTQGGKVGQLSLAYGANDMGSVMIEENVVRAAGAAYCMDEHEVVRNIENAGFTAKRRNMHYEVLGDPMFRSREVPRMLELAVARGDGRGGEADDLRGYEARSLAARRLRTAPPS
- a CDS encoding menaquinone biosynthesis protein → MSRPVRLGAVNYLNVRPLVYGLDARPAAVSLRFDSPADCARLLAAGAIDLGMIPSIAYLDRPSDRVVPGVCIGADGPVASVALFTRRPVPAIATIALDTSSRTSSVLLRILCARAFGIAPAFVPHAPDLTAMLAVADAALLIGDPALFVDQRAFGAEKIDLGEAWRAMTGLPFVFAFWAGPDSPDVHAVVPVLQRAADAGMRHTHVIAKEYCASHPEDVPLAQAYLERNLMFHLDERALAGLRTYYAEAAALGLIRAAADLSFFAGPGAR
- a CDS encoding menaquinone biosynthesis decarboxylase, which translates into the protein MFQDITSFIAEIERRGELARIRPSVDPHLEIAAVTDRASKSPGGGPALLFETPAGGSMPVATNLFGSMSRICLALGVTHLDELAKEIEELTTPPMPRGFMDALKLMPLVTRLTDLMPKTVKDAPCQEVVKMDGGLDELPVLTCWPEDGGPFITLPLVITRDPETGMRNIGTYRMQVFDRRTTGMHWQRHKGGAQHHRVAERLGRRLEVAVALGADPVLIYSATAPMPEGLDELMLAGVLSKRRVELVKCRTVDLEVPATSQIVLEGYVEPGERRREGPFGDHTGLYSLADDFPVFHLTCLTMRKKPVYVSTVVGVPPMEDYYLGKASERIFLPLIRKTLPEIVDMHFPAAGIFHNLVIISIDKRYPGHARKIMSAVWGLGQLMFSKCVIVVDKDVNVHDEAEVTWIAGTHVDPSRDIEITRGPVDDLDDAAIAPAYGGKMGIDATRKLPAEGGTREFPKRLVTSEQARRRADDIWATIGRTSRTQGT